Proteins co-encoded in one Candidatus Limnocylindrales bacterium genomic window:
- a CDS encoding cysteine synthase A yields MDICSGFVQAIGRTPLIRLRGPSLATGCDILGKAEFLNPGGSVKDRTAWFLIEDFEERGLLGPGGVIVEGTAGNTGIGIALVAAARGYRAVIVMPETQSAEKKETLRLFGADLRLVPAVPYKNPGNYVHVSERLAKELAASEPGGAVWAQQFDNTANRRGHHRTTGPEIWQQTDGRIDGFVCAVGTGGTLAGVGSFLKERNPQIKIAIADPMGAALYAYYTRGVLESQGSSITEGIGQGRITANLQDAPVDLAFQIADEEMLSYVFSLLREEGLCVGGSTGVNVAGAVRLARELGPGHTIVTILADGGQRYQSKLFNPAYLRALGLPAPDWLELG; encoded by the coding sequence GTGGATATCTGCAGCGGGTTCGTGCAAGCGATCGGTCGAACGCCATTGATACGGCTGCGCGGCCCGTCGCTGGCCACCGGCTGCGACATCCTGGGCAAGGCCGAATTCCTCAACCCCGGAGGTTCGGTCAAGGATCGTACCGCCTGGTTCCTGATCGAGGACTTCGAAGAGCGTGGCCTCCTGGGCCCTGGCGGCGTGATCGTCGAAGGGACCGCCGGAAACACCGGCATCGGCATCGCGCTGGTTGCCGCGGCGCGCGGGTATCGCGCCGTCATCGTGATGCCCGAGACGCAGAGTGCCGAGAAGAAGGAGACGCTGCGGCTGTTCGGCGCCGACCTTCGGCTCGTGCCAGCCGTTCCATACAAGAACCCGGGCAACTACGTTCACGTCTCCGAGCGCCTGGCCAAGGAGCTGGCGGCGAGCGAGCCGGGCGGCGCCGTCTGGGCGCAGCAGTTCGACAACACCGCCAACCGCCGCGGCCACCATCGCACCACCGGCCCGGAGATCTGGCAGCAGACCGACGGGCGCATCGACGGCTTCGTCTGCGCCGTCGGCACGGGCGGAACGCTGGCCGGCGTCGGCAGCTTCCTCAAGGAACGAAACCCGCAGATCAAGATTGCCATCGCCGATCCGATGGGAGCGGCGCTGTATGCGTACTACACGCGCGGCGTGCTGGAGAGCCAGGGAAGCTCCATCACCGAAGGGATCGGGCAGGGCCGCATCACGGCGAACCTGCAGGACGCTCCGGTCGACCTGGCGTTCCAGATCGCGGACGAGGAAATGCTTTCGTACGTCTTCTCCCTGCTGCGCGAAGAAGGGCTGTGCGTGGGCGGATCCACCGGTGTCAACGTCGCCGGCGCGGTGCGCCTTGCCCGCGAGCTCGGCCCCGGCCACACCATCGTCACCATCCTTGCCGACGGCGGTCAGCGTTATCAGAGCAAGCTGTTCAATCCGGCGTATCTGCGAGCGCTGGGGCTGCCGGCGCCCGACTGGCTCGAGCTGGGCTGA
- a CDS encoding circularly permuted type 2 ATP-grasp protein — protein MNVCAIPGRTATERTRDLPAFDEMAADGKVRAQYESIASWLDAMPAAALAAKRHEAEAVFRRTGITFAVYNEGGDPERLIPFDIIPRVLDPAEWSRLARGLEQRVRALNAFLADSYSSQEMVRAGRIPQAMVLANPGYCAQMQGLPPPGGVYAHISGIDVVRTGPDCFYVLEDNCRTPSGVSYMLENREVMMRLFPDLFSMHRVQPVSHYPDELLATLRSVAPPNCSGEPSVVLLTPGSYNSAYYEHSFLADEMGIELVEGLDLVVIDLVVYTRTTRGLQRVDVVYRRIDDDYLDPLMFRPDSSLGVPGLLAAYRAGNVSIANAVGTGLCDDKAIYTYVPDMIRFFLGEEPILENVPTWRCSQRDDLTYVLEHLGELVVKNVQGSGGYGMLVGPAASRAQVEAFRAMLRARPDRYIAQPTLALSTCPTFVESGIAPRHVDLRPFVLYGDQVRIVPGGLTRVALREGSLVVNSSQGGGTKDTWVLEA, from the coding sequence GTGAATGTTTGTGCCATCCCCGGGCGGACGGCCACCGAGCGAACCCGAGACCTGCCGGCCTTCGATGAGATGGCGGCCGACGGCAAGGTGCGCGCGCAGTACGAGAGCATCGCCTCCTGGCTGGATGCGATGCCTGCGGCGGCGCTTGCGGCCAAGCGTCACGAGGCGGAGGCGGTCTTTCGTCGCACCGGGATCACCTTTGCGGTCTACAACGAGGGCGGCGATCCGGAGCGGCTGATCCCGTTCGATATCATCCCGCGCGTGCTCGACCCCGCCGAATGGTCGCGCCTGGCCCGCGGACTGGAGCAGCGCGTGCGGGCGCTCAATGCCTTCCTGGCCGACTCCTACTCCAGCCAGGAAATGGTTCGCGCCGGCAGAATCCCGCAGGCGATGGTGCTGGCCAATCCCGGCTACTGCGCGCAGATGCAGGGCCTGCCTCCGCCGGGCGGCGTCTACGCGCACATCTCCGGCATCGACGTCGTGCGCACGGGACCCGACTGCTTCTACGTTCTCGAAGACAACTGCCGAACGCCCTCGGGCGTCTCCTACATGCTCGAGAACCGTGAAGTCATGATGCGGCTGTTTCCCGATCTGTTCTCGATGCATCGCGTGCAGCCGGTGTCGCACTATCCCGACGAGCTGCTGGCCACGCTGCGCTCGGTGGCACCGCCCAACTGCAGCGGCGAGCCCTCCGTGGTGCTTCTGACTCCCGGCTCCTACAACAGCGCCTACTACGAGCATTCCTTCCTGGCCGACGAGATGGGCATCGAGCTGGTCGAAGGTCTCGACCTGGTCGTCATCGACCTCGTCGTCTACACCCGCACGACGCGCGGGCTGCAGCGCGTCGACGTCGTCTACCGTCGCATCGACGATGATTATCTCGATCCGCTGATGTTCCGCCCCGACTCGAGTCTGGGCGTGCCTGGGCTGCTCGCCGCCTATCGCGCCGGCAACGTCTCGATCGCCAATGCCGTGGGCACCGGCCTTTGCGATGACAAGGCCATCTACACCTACGTCCCCGACATGATCCGCTTCTTTCTCGGCGAGGAGCCGATCCTGGAGAACGTGCCTACCTGGCGCTGCAGCCAGCGCGACGATCTCACCTATGTGCTCGAGCACCTCGGCGAGCTGGTCGTCAAGAACGTCCAGGGCTCGGGCGGCTACGGGATGCTGGTGGGGCCGGCTGCGAGCCGGGCCCAGGTCGAGGCGTTTCGCGCGATGCTGCGCGCGCGCCCCGACCGCTACATCGCGCAGCCGACGCTGGCGCTTTCGACGTGCCCCACTTTCGTCGAGAGCGGCATCGCACCGCGCCACGTCGACCTGCGGCCGTTCGTGCTCTACGGCGATCAGGTCCGCATCGTGCCGGGAGGACTGACGCGCGTGGCGCTGCGCGAAGGATCGTTGGTGGTGAACTCGAGCCAGGGTGGCGGCACCAAGGACACATGGGTGCTGGAGGCATGA
- a CDS encoding DUF5715 family protein, producing MRGDLLAAAAILAMTVAAATAVAAPSSSASPVSEPVLPARIVPKIIDVPGSLGRARAARDHDRERLQRELTPALVGERWIEDYADLERAYRDGLLVDVKSDPDGLGIELRLEGPSRIGELVDEDSILQTLLCRAAPPTVGLLYRLADRIRLIEGEAYEPLIITSLVRTWSYQQRLSAVNPNADRTREGIPPTHVLGLAFDIARSPLSAERQRLLESVLDELSADGELVYYKEGSGHDCYHVIAMPSAHASLTRYYEKLTGQDERRLASGERHREHALPAPPCVMFGRGLEPYSAVCTCDLPADAGPMAGDGG from the coding sequence GTGCGTGGGGACCTCCTTGCAGCGGCGGCCATTCTGGCCATGACCGTCGCGGCGGCGACAGCCGTCGCCGCGCCATCGTCGTCCGCATCCCCAGTCTCCGAGCCCGTCCTTCCGGCTCGTATCGTTCCGAAGATCATCGACGTTCCCGGCAGCCTCGGCCGTGCCCGTGCGGCGCGAGACCATGACCGCGAGCGGCTGCAGCGCGAGCTGACGCCGGCTCTGGTCGGCGAGCGATGGATCGAGGATTACGCTGATCTGGAGCGAGCTTACCGAGACGGTCTGCTGGTCGACGTGAAGAGCGATCCGGACGGTCTCGGCATCGAGCTGCGCCTGGAAGGTCCCTCGCGCATCGGCGAGCTCGTGGACGAGGACTCCATCCTTCAAACCCTGCTTTGTCGCGCGGCGCCGCCCACCGTCGGCCTGCTGTACCGGCTGGCCGACCGTATCCGCCTGATCGAAGGGGAGGCCTACGAGCCGCTGATCATCACGAGCCTGGTCAGGACCTGGAGCTACCAGCAGCGCCTTTCGGCGGTCAATCCGAACGCCGACCGCACCCGCGAAGGCATCCCGCCGACCCACGTCCTGGGTCTCGCCTTCGACATCGCGCGCAGCCCCTTGTCGGCCGAGCGCCAGAGGCTTCTGGAGTCGGTGCTGGACGAGCTGTCGGCCGACGGCGAGCTCGTCTACTACAAGGAAGGCTCGGGCCACGACTGCTATCACGTCATCGCGATGCCCAGTGCCCACGCCTCGCTGACCCGTTACTACGAGAAGCTGACGGGCCAGGATGAGCGCCGGCTGGCCTCCGGCGAGCGGCATCGCGAGCACGCGCTGCCGGCTCCGCCGTGTGTGATGTTCGGCCGCGGCCTCGAGCCTTACAGCGCCGTCTGCACGTGCGACCTGCCGGCCGATGCCGGACCCATGGCCGGCGACGGCGGCTGA
- a CDS encoding pectin acetylesterase-family hydrolase, translating into MIRTRTLFATALVSVAVAATSAQAGPYPANVCVAKKQQALGKHAAAVAKALAGQVKTGEDPTADIAASQAKLDAAWDKTEATAAKKSSSCDEATSSSEGLGLDVTGLVQAAVAGLTSGLDLNDDDVSACVQKQIGAIGKYLSAATKAHGKYIKDPSKDADKAILNASLSELATALDATLDAIVADAGVACAAGDETAMNEALADALSEVHERTTTAPDYPTTAQTIVPGSTVPYLGKDLKPACVDGDPYLFFARRGHSGDENKILMYYQGGGACWNNASCFGIGTCSRTADAGDNPELVGTGFADLDNPDNPFRNWSVVFVTYCSCDVHWGGANSTTYGSGSTAYHRGRTNAAVVEKWAREHFLDPEAVFVTGSSAGSYGAIMNSYYLIRDVWPSADFSVLGDGGVGVITKEWLDSYIQSSWKVEEVLPTDIPGVEPPVTQLSIVELTNGLAARFPNARFAHYDSSYDGGGGSQCNFFQVMKNPDNVAAWGNWWVPTCQWNQCMRDFKSQIAAASPNYRYFTGAGSRHTMFGSDKIYTETKSRDADGNPVRILDFVNAMISNTGWVNADCNNTGGDCNLTNSCQGGTNAGGLCTSGADCPGGSCENDPDTSNAPYANNDTVTCAPTICDCNEVNCAE; encoded by the coding sequence ATGATTCGAACCAGAACTTTGTTCGCGACCGCGCTCGTGAGCGTGGCGGTCGCAGCGACGTCCGCCCAGGCCGGCCCCTATCCGGCCAACGTGTGCGTCGCCAAGAAGCAGCAGGCCCTCGGCAAGCACGCGGCTGCCGTTGCCAAGGCGCTGGCCGGTCAGGTGAAAACCGGCGAAGATCCCACCGCCGACATTGCGGCTTCCCAGGCCAAGCTCGACGCTGCGTGGGACAAGACCGAGGCCACTGCCGCCAAGAAGTCTTCTTCGTGCGACGAGGCCACCTCCAGCAGCGAGGGCCTCGGACTGGACGTCACCGGCCTGGTGCAGGCGGCGGTCGCAGGCCTCACCAGCGGCCTGGACCTCAATGACGACGACGTGTCGGCCTGCGTCCAGAAGCAGATCGGCGCCATCGGCAAGTACCTCAGCGCCGCGACCAAGGCGCACGGCAAGTACATCAAGGACCCGTCGAAGGACGCCGACAAGGCCATCCTCAACGCGTCGCTGAGCGAGCTGGCCACGGCGCTCGACGCCACGCTCGACGCGATCGTGGCCGATGCGGGGGTCGCCTGCGCTGCCGGCGACGAGACCGCGATGAACGAGGCGCTTGCCGACGCACTGAGCGAGGTTCACGAGCGTACCACGACCGCGCCGGACTACCCGACGACCGCCCAGACCATCGTTCCCGGCAGCACCGTTCCGTACCTCGGCAAGGACCTCAAGCCGGCGTGCGTCGACGGCGATCCCTACCTGTTCTTCGCGCGCCGCGGCCACAGCGGCGACGAGAACAAGATCCTCATGTACTACCAGGGCGGCGGCGCCTGCTGGAACAACGCCAGCTGCTTCGGCATCGGCACCTGCTCGCGCACGGCCGATGCGGGCGACAATCCCGAGCTGGTCGGCACCGGGTTCGCCGACCTCGACAATCCCGACAACCCCTTCCGCAACTGGAGCGTGGTCTTCGTGACCTACTGCAGCTGCGACGTGCACTGGGGCGGCGCCAACAGCACGACGTATGGATCGGGCAGCACCGCCTATCACCGCGGCCGCACCAATGCGGCGGTCGTGGAGAAATGGGCGCGCGAGCACTTCCTCGATCCCGAGGCGGTCTTCGTCACCGGCTCCAGCGCCGGCTCCTACGGCGCGATCATGAACTCGTACTACCTGATCCGCGACGTGTGGCCGTCGGCCGACTTCTCCGTCCTCGGCGACGGCGGCGTGGGCGTGATCACCAAGGAGTGGCTCGACAGCTACATCCAGAGCTCGTGGAAGGTCGAAGAGGTTCTGCCGACCGACATTCCGGGCGTCGAGCCTCCGGTCACCCAGCTCTCGATCGTGGAGCTGACCAATGGCCTGGCGGCACGCTTCCCCAATGCCCGCTTCGCTCACTACGACTCCTCGTACGACGGCGGCGGCGGCAGCCAGTGCAACTTCTTCCAGGTCATGAAGAACCCGGACAACGTGGCGGCCTGGGGCAACTGGTGGGTTCCGACCTGCCAGTGGAACCAGTGCATGCGCGACTTCAAGTCGCAGATCGCGGCGGCATCGCCGAACTACCGGTACTTCACCGGCGCCGGGTCGCGCCACACCATGTTCGGCTCGGACAAGATCTACACCGAGACGAAGAGCCGCGACGCGGACGGCAACCCCGTGCGCATCCTCGACTTCGTCAACGCGATGATCTCGAACACGGGCTGGGTCAACGCCGACTGCAACAACACCGGCGGCGACTGCAACCTGACGAACTCGTGCCAGGGCGGCACCAACGCCGGCGGGCTGTGCACCAGCGGCGCCGACTGCCCCGGCGGCTCGTGCGAGAACGACCCGGACACGAGCAACGCTCCTTACGCCAACAACGACACCGTCACCTGCGCGCCCACGATTTGCGACTGCAATGAAGTGAACTGCGCGGAGTGA
- a CDS encoding glycosyltransferase family 4 protein — translation MKIVYIAPYSPWGPDFGGRMRVRMIWQILSERHDTELMVVGDEPSAAAELSARAAEFFPAATETPAGRARRIARAMLTGRSIPAARYLWPKRERLITAKVRAARPDVVVLGDTYLAELCAPLRSRVPGVRIIADTMNVESELHAGVAAAAGSALVRFAYRALASNTEALERRALKLADQVWAASEENARSYRQRFGLGNVAVVLNAVPRREPAGDGDADIVLFVGTFAYLPNAQAAECLLQVSQELAQSGVKHRLWLVGRSPDAALQKAVAAVPHAEMFADVPEVQSYIKRCAVFAAPFLSGSGTKLKIAEALMSGKAVVTTPHGAEGLAMTPGLEFVLADPEHFVPALAALLADPTLRRRIGIAGREWALQNLTYDRVSRDMETALANL, via the coding sequence ATGAAGATCGTTTACATCGCGCCATACTCGCCCTGGGGCCCGGATTTTGGCGGACGCATGCGCGTGCGCATGATCTGGCAGATCCTCAGCGAGCGGCACGATACCGAATTGATGGTCGTCGGCGATGAGCCGAGCGCCGCCGCCGAGCTGTCGGCCCGTGCCGCAGAGTTCTTCCCCGCCGCCACCGAGACGCCGGCCGGCAGGGCACGGCGCATTGCGCGGGCGATGCTGACGGGGCGGTCCATTCCCGCTGCACGCTATCTGTGGCCGAAGCGCGAGCGACTCATCACGGCCAAGGTACGCGCCGCGCGACCCGACGTGGTGGTGCTGGGCGACACGTATCTGGCCGAACTGTGCGCGCCGCTGCGTTCACGCGTGCCCGGCGTGCGCATCATTGCAGATACGATGAACGTGGAATCCGAGCTTCACGCCGGCGTCGCAGCCGCCGCCGGCAGCGCGCTGGTCCGGTTCGCCTACAGGGCCCTCGCCTCCAACACCGAGGCGCTCGAGCGTCGCGCGCTGAAGCTGGCCGACCAGGTGTGGGCGGCCAGCGAGGAGAACGCGCGCAGCTACCGGCAACGCTTCGGCCTCGGAAATGTTGCGGTGGTCCTGAACGCCGTGCCACGGCGAGAGCCTGCGGGCGACGGCGACGCCGACATCGTGCTGTTCGTCGGGACGTTCGCTTACCTGCCCAACGCGCAGGCTGCCGAATGCCTGCTGCAGGTGTCGCAGGAGCTGGCGCAATCCGGGGTGAAGCATCGACTGTGGCTCGTCGGCCGCAGTCCCGACGCCGCGCTGCAGAAGGCGGTGGCGGCGGTTCCGCATGCGGAGATGTTCGCCGACGTTCCCGAGGTGCAGTCGTACATCAAGCGCTGCGCAGTCTTCGCCGCGCCCTTCCTCTCCGGTTCTGGAACCAAACTGAAGATCGCCGAGGCGCTGATGTCCGGAAAAGCCGTGGTGACCACGCCGCACGGCGCGGAGGGCCTTGCGATGACGCCGGGTCTCGAGTTCGTTCTGGCCGACCCCGAGCATTTCGTCCCAGCGCTCGCGGCCCTGCTGGCCGACCCGACGCTTCGCCGCCGCATAGGCATCGCCGGCCGCGAATGGGCGCTGCAGAACCTCACCTACGACCGCGTCTCGCGCGACATGGAAACCGCGCTCGCCAATCTGTAG
- a CDS encoding glycosyltransferase family 1 protein, with translation MISLLALRPGRIGGTETYIRELLAALPACMGEDEAAVLLSRHIADDVPTPGLGRILVDATPPVLMAQRMAEAFTPYRARHIERVIKTFAPDAILFPQISIFPKLVQAQAVITVGDVQHLVHPGNFALVDRLFRRAIYPYSFERAAIVLSMSVHTREQLIELANVSAGKIRVVPLGAGVAAGSRAGVPVQAPYLYFPAATNVHKGHDVLLRTFAAAVREHALPHTLVLTGQQTTHWRTLKRQIAQLGIADRVIHLGFVARDTVGSLYAGADAVVFPTRFEGFGLPVLEAASAGAKVIASDLSVFEEVGARGVLNIDFEDPRQLVSALAAEQRASLGEQAWTWERTARATLEALRDAGQGVSVGRGKWRRRTQ, from the coding sequence TTGATCAGTCTTCTCGCGCTCCGTCCAGGGCGTATCGGTGGCACCGAGACGTACATCCGCGAGCTGCTGGCGGCTCTGCCTGCCTGCATGGGCGAAGACGAGGCCGCCGTCCTTCTTTCCAGGCACATCGCCGACGACGTGCCGACGCCGGGTCTGGGCCGGATCCTCGTCGATGCCACGCCGCCGGTGCTGATGGCGCAGCGGATGGCCGAGGCATTCACGCCGTATCGTGCCCGCCACATCGAGCGCGTGATCAAGACCTTCGCGCCCGATGCGATCCTGTTCCCGCAGATCTCCATCTTTCCCAAGCTCGTCCAGGCGCAGGCGGTGATCACCGTCGGTGACGTGCAGCACCTGGTGCATCCCGGCAACTTCGCGCTGGTCGACCGTCTGTTCCGTCGGGCTATCTATCCGTACAGCTTCGAGAGGGCGGCGATCGTTCTGTCGATGTCCGTCCATACTCGCGAGCAGCTCATCGAGCTCGCGAACGTCAGCGCCGGCAAGATTCGCGTCGTGCCGCTCGGAGCCGGCGTGGCCGCCGGCTCGCGCGCCGGCGTTCCCGTGCAGGCTCCCTATCTGTACTTCCCCGCCGCCACCAATGTGCACAAGGGGCACGACGTGCTGCTGCGCACGTTCGCCGCCGCCGTGCGCGAGCACGCGCTGCCGCACACGCTGGTGCTGACGGGGCAGCAGACCACGCACTGGCGCACGTTGAAGCGCCAGATCGCGCAGCTCGGCATCGCCGACCGTGTCATCCATCTCGGGTTCGTGGCGCGCGACACCGTCGGCTCGCTCTACGCTGGCGCCGATGCGGTCGTGTTCCCGACGCGCTTCGAAGGATTCGGGTTGCCAGTGCTGGAGGCGGCCAGCGCCGGTGCGAAAGTCATCGCGTCCGATCTTTCGGTATTCGAGGAGGTCGGGGCCCGCGGCGTGCTGAACATCGATTTCGAGGACCCGCGCCAGCTGGTTTCGGCGCTGGCGGCCGAGCAGCGCGCGAGCCTCGGAGAGCAGGCGTGGACCTGGGAGCGCACGGCACGTGCGACACTGGAGGCGTTGCGCGATGCGGGGCAGGGCGTGTCGGTCGGAAGAGGGAAATGGAGGCGCCGTACGCAGTAG
- a CDS encoding oligosaccharide flippase family protein — protein MAPPAPPLLSPSAIRRATARAAGALATRQVLSQALHGAGAVALANILSVEEFGIYAIVVMAWSVLYLVSDVGLGAALVRQPHEPEIDDYRSVFTAQQLFVAAAIAVAWTMAPALASAYDRSDDVALVIRLAALALLPASLQTVPSIRLERHLQFDRLAVIEVGQALIFNAAAVGLALAGFGAAVSLGFALLARTMTGAILAHAAAPWPAGWRLSWPRLRRHLAFGVPFQGIALVALGKDAFIPVAVGVLAGEAAVGMLTWASWVGRAPVLPLFMMQRVYLPAFSRMLDHREQLGGFIGNVLFAANAAVAPAAAVVLVFAHRLPELVFGQQWEAAVPLVLPYWIAMLPLASAFPLFGLLGALGHARHAFALAAAQAAIMWSVGTALTLAFGPMGAACAAIAAAPAIAAAIPVARRTVAFDVAPAVAAPWVAAGAAALAMHLLHSRWPAASVVSLTAWALTTFGAYAAVLALLAPRRTRTMLGLLAQMAPARRRHGRAS, from the coding sequence ATGGCGCCTCCCGCTCCGCCACTGCTCTCGCCGTCGGCGATCAGGCGCGCAACGGCGCGAGCGGCCGGTGCGCTGGCCACGCGCCAGGTCCTGTCCCAGGCGCTGCACGGCGCCGGCGCAGTGGCGCTGGCCAACATCCTGAGCGTGGAGGAGTTCGGAATCTACGCCATCGTCGTCATGGCGTGGAGCGTGCTCTATCTCGTCTCCGACGTCGGCCTCGGCGCGGCGCTGGTACGCCAGCCGCACGAGCCGGAGATCGACGACTATCGCAGCGTCTTCACCGCGCAGCAGCTGTTCGTGGCGGCGGCGATCGCGGTGGCGTGGACGATGGCGCCTGCGCTTGCGTCGGCCTACGACCGCAGCGACGACGTCGCTCTGGTCATCCGCCTGGCGGCGCTGGCGCTGCTGCCGGCATCGCTGCAGACGGTGCCGTCGATCCGGCTGGAGCGGCACCTGCAATTCGATCGTCTGGCGGTGATCGAGGTAGGACAGGCGCTGATCTTCAACGCGGCCGCAGTCGGACTGGCCCTGGCCGGCTTCGGCGCGGCCGTCAGTCTGGGCTTCGCACTCCTGGCGCGTACCATGACCGGAGCCATTCTCGCGCACGCCGCCGCACCGTGGCCGGCGGGCTGGCGCCTGTCGTGGCCGCGCCTGCGCCGTCACCTTGCCTTCGGCGTGCCCTTCCAAGGCATCGCCCTGGTGGCCCTGGGAAAGGACGCGTTCATTCCGGTTGCCGTCGGCGTGCTGGCGGGTGAGGCCGCCGTCGGCATGCTGACGTGGGCGTCGTGGGTCGGGCGAGCTCCGGTGCTGCCGCTGTTCATGATGCAGCGGGTGTACCTCCCGGCCTTCTCGCGCATGCTCGACCACCGCGAGCAGCTCGGCGGCTTCATCGGGAACGTCCTGTTCGCTGCCAATGCCGCCGTTGCGCCGGCCGCCGCGGTCGTGCTGGTCTTTGCGCACCGCCTGCCCGAGCTCGTCTTCGGCCAGCAGTGGGAGGCGGCCGTGCCGCTGGTGCTGCCCTACTGGATCGCGATGTTGCCGCTGGCGAGCGCGTTCCCTCTGTTCGGGCTGCTCGGCGCGCTCGGACATGCACGGCACGCGTTCGCGCTGGCAGCCGCGCAGGCGGCAATCATGTGGTCGGTGGGCACGGCGCTCACGCTCGCATTCGGACCGATGGGTGCGGCTTGCGCGGCGATCGCCGCGGCGCCGGCCATCGCCGCCGCCATTCCGGTGGCGCGTCGTACGGTGGCCTTCGACGTCGCACCGGCGGTGGCAGCGCCGTGGGTGGCCGCAGGCGCCGCGGCGCTGGCGATGCATCTGCTGCATTCCCGATGGCCGGCGGCCTCTGTCGTCTCGCTTACCGCGTGGGCGCTGACGACGTTTGGCGCCTACGCCGCGGTGCTGGCGCTGCTGGCGCCGCGACGGACACGCACCATGCTCGGCTTGCTCGCGCAGATGGCTCCGGCAAGGCGACGGCACGGCCGCGCATCATGA